In one Capra hircus breed San Clemente chromosome 22, ASM170441v1, whole genome shotgun sequence genomic region, the following are encoded:
- the SS18L2 gene encoding SS18-like protein 2, producing the protein MSVAFVPDWLRGKAEVNQETIQRLLEENDQLIRCIVEYQNKGRANECVQYQHVLHRNLIYLATIADANPTSASKAME; encoded by the exons ATGTCGGTGGCTTTCGTACCGGACTGGCTGAGAGGAAAGGCAGAAGTCAATCAGGAGACCATCCAGCGG CTACTGGAGGAGAATGACCAGCTGATCCGCTGTATCGTGGAATATCAGAACAAAGGCCGAGCGAATGAGTGCGTCCA GTACCAGCATGTGTTACACAGAAATCTCATTTATTTGGCTACCATCGCAGATGCCAACCCAACCAGTGCTTCAAAAGCAATGGAATAG